From the Mycoplasma putrefaciens KS1 genome, the window CAAATGATAATGGGATAAAGACTAATAAGCAAAATCTAATTAAAGAAAAGCTAACTGAGTTAGAACATAAACGTAATGAAATAAAATCGCATACAAGAGAAAGTTTAATTAAGCTTCAAGAAGATGAAATAAGTAAATTTGAAGAAAGAAAAAGCAAGGGTGAAGAACGTAGCGTAGAATCTGGAACTATGTGAATTATGGATTATCAGCTTGAAAATAACCCAACCACATTTTACTTTGGAACAAATTCACACGTTGCTAAAGCATTAACAAATAAATTAACAGCTGTTTCAATTACTAGAATCAAAGAATCAGTAAAAGTTGGTCAAAAACTAATGTTAAATTCATTTGATAAAAATTTTGAAACATTCACATTTAATATAGATGATAAAAATAGAGGATCAGTTTCTGCAATTTTCCATGCAACTGATTTTATTAGTAAAAAACCTTCAGATTACTTAGTAAAAGAACAAGCAAAGAAATATAAAGATGCTGGATTTTTTGCCGATTTTGCTGTTATTGAATTTGACTTTAAGAAATTGCTATCTAATGACAATTTATCTGTAATGAGCGGTAGAGAACCTTTAAACAATTACAAAAATCAAAGTGTCCAAGAGTTAGCTAAGATAATAACAAATAACTATGCAAATAAAGAAAACAAGCAAGTTAAATTTAAATCTGATTCATATTTAACAGAGTATAAAAAAATTGATAGACCAATTTTAATTGAAAACGAAGAAGAATTCAATAAACTAGAAAATCTATACATCTTAGGATATCCTACATCAGAAGGTGATTATTATCTAAAAAAATATGAAGACGACACTCAAATAATTGAAAAGAAACATGATTTTTCTCTTTGAATAAATGCTGATAGTAAATATTTTGAAACCGTTTCAAAGCAAGAAGGTTTCAGCGGAAATTATTCCGAAAGCGAACTATCAAGAGGAAATTTCTTATCATATCAAATAGGATATCGTTCATTTATAGATAAACCTGGTTTAACAGATGCATTTTTAGCAGCTCATAGAGTTGGAAGCGATCTTTACACACTTGCCGATCAAGATGGAAAGCTTAAACAATACTTTAATTTTGGACTAGAATTAATGCCAAGATTTTATGCACCTGCTGGTGGGGCTTCTGGATCAAGTGTTAGAAACAAAAATAACGAACTAATTGCTGTTTATCATGCTTCAAATAATTCAGCAAAAACTGGATTAGCTACTATGTTGAGATCTCCTGGTTACAAATATAATGGTTTATTTGGAGAATACAATTTACCTCAATATGACCTAATATATGGAAGTGGAAAAGAGCAAATAAATTCATACAGACATGCACTAGAAAACAAATATAAGAGTAGTGGTATTAAAACAAGATTATTTAAAGATGGATTTGATAAACAAAATATACCAGAAAATTTTAAATTTATCAGCAACAAATAAACCAACAAGATGTTAGAAACAAACTTTAAATTTTTTTAAAATTCAAGCAAAAAATGCTTGAGTTTTTTGTAAATTAAAAAAAGTTTATTAATAATAGAGATGTTAAAATATTTTCTTGGTTATCAATTTCGTCAGCACCATTTAACAATCAAGTTTCATTCTTGTTAACTTGAAGCATTAATCTTTTTATTTGCTTGGTGTTACATTTAAAAAGTTTATTATTAATTTTTTAATGATTGACAATAGATAAATTTTTTTAGAGCTTTTCAAAAAAAAAAAAAAAAATAAAATATGATAGATATATATTAATCGCATCAGATTCATAAAAAATATATCTTAATTTTTAAATATTTTAGTGAGTATAAATGTTTGATTATCAATTTATAAAGGGGAGAGATTGTGCTTATCAAAAAGAAGAAAAATAGAGCATTGTTATTTTTATTAACAACAGCTATTGGTTCTTCAGTTCTTTTAACTTCAGTTGTTTATAGTGCAACTGCTGATGGTTCACTTGCAAAAATTACTTCTACAATTGGAGAA encodes:
- the mip gene encoding Ig-specific serine endopeptidase MIP, which codes for MKLLNKLLAVTSIASVTIPSLLVVACSNVIEDNKPLSKEDVKNFINFIDSEEKLKQVADFHFINQFGQSKKLSETLPTEIQANPSSLKITLKDKRYNENILLSIESATTDRGATSNISNATGTVTVFIKFLNRKEAKTKTKKIILTGLSRNNGFNHHGSQEVDPTAAFGGENGIISYNAMSQEERFKYDNDKYVKVLESMYNQHGLNKNIDIKEKFGLNFSEVEKQEFDNLAKDVKFDSYYNAALKGFTLPVYEESNGKKEKKLKINDGPEVNKGPSFTDSLGTDHFKSNGLARTLINETYKTVAEQTFQVRFTYLKDFAEEIALSKKNIELIKSWDENQLKDFKNDQIKKLEYQYQLVIEQIQREIAFLATNDNGIKTNKQNLIKEKLTELEHKRNEIKSHTRESLIKLQEDEISKFEERKSKGEERSVESGTMWIMDYQLENNPTTFYFGTNSHVAKALTNKLTAVSITRIKESVKVGQKLMLNSFDKNFETFTFNIDDKNRGSVSAIFHATDFISKKPSDYLVKEQAKKYKDAGFFADFAVIEFDFKKLLSNDNLSVMSGREPLNNYKNQSVQELAKIITNNYANKENKQVKFKSDSYLTEYKKIDRPILIENEEEFNKLENLYILGYPTSEGDYYLKKYEDDTQIIEKKHDFSLWINADSKYFETVSKQEGFSGNYSESELSRGNFLSYQIGYRSFIDKPGLTDAFLAAHRVGSDLYTLADQDGKLKQYFNFGLELMPRFYAPAGGASGSSVRNKNNELIAVYHASNNSAKTGLATMLRSPGYKYNGLFGEYNLPQYDLIYGSGKEQINSYRHALENKYKSSGIKTRLFKDGFDKQNIPENFKFISNK